The Lysobacter enzymogenes genome window below encodes:
- a CDS encoding DUF6587 family protein: protein MSAGLFAQYVVIAIAVLVSAVVVARKQFPGGVRRLRIACALPLVRDGRPAWMRALGKRIAPPARAGGPNCAGCDSCGPSD, encoded by the coding sequence ATGAGCGCCGGACTGTTCGCGCAATACGTGGTGATCGCGATCGCGGTGCTGGTCAGCGCGGTCGTGGTCGCGCGCAAGCAGTTCCCCGGCGGCGTGCGCCGCCTGCGCATCGCCTGCGCGCTGCCGCTGGTGCGCGACGGCCGTCCGGCGTGGATGCGCGCGCTCGGCAAGCGCATCGCGCCGCCGGCGCGCGCGGGCGGTCCGAATTGCGCCGGTTGCGACAGCTGCGGGCCGTCGGATTGA
- a CDS encoding bactofilin family protein has protein sequence MAIFNQPAPPKRDTPLPPLQPETALKKEPDAATEFSFGQPSAPAPAPISAPPPQQAAPQRQAEPRETVKESLIAADLTIEGKIHGAGHIRIAGRFKGDVQVDGDLTVELGAKVNGGVRARKVVIAGELEGNIDSAQRVELLETGVVVGDVKAGNVTVAAGARVRGQVEFGWEDSGKAVARNDKSDKSDNGKSDKNAKAETGADS, from the coding sequence ATGGCCATTTTCAACCAGCCCGCACCGCCCAAGCGCGACACTCCGCTGCCGCCGCTGCAGCCGGAAACCGCCCTCAAGAAGGAGCCCGACGCGGCCACCGAATTCAGCTTCGGCCAGCCCAGCGCGCCGGCGCCCGCGCCGATCAGCGCGCCGCCGCCGCAGCAGGCCGCGCCGCAGCGTCAGGCCGAGCCGCGCGAGACGGTCAAGGAATCGCTGATCGCCGCCGACCTGACCATCGAAGGCAAGATCCACGGCGCCGGCCACATCCGCATCGCCGGCCGCTTCAAGGGCGACGTGCAGGTCGACGGCGACCTCACCGTCGAACTCGGCGCCAAGGTCAACGGCGGCGTGCGCGCGCGCAAGGTCGTGATCGCCGGGGAACTGGAAGGCAATATCGATTCGGCCCAGCGCGTGGAACTGCTGGAAACCGGCGTGGTGGTCGGCGACGTCAAGGCCGGCAACGTCACCGTCGCCGCCGGCGCGCGCGTGCGCGGCCAGGTCGAGTTCGGTTGGGAAGACAGCGGCAAGGCGGTCGCGCGCAACGACAAGAGCGACAAGTCCGACAACGGCAAGTCCGACAAGAACGCCAAGGCGGAGACCGGCGCCGACTCATGA
- a CDS encoding J domain-containing protein, translating to MTPHERLGLEQDADERAIKRAYARALRETRPDEDAQGFQTLHEAYQAALSMLRQAEYERWLQQREAEQAQDENAEAGADASPPPPTPPAGAAGSHADAPPAAAPADAASTNDSDEDDDRIELSIDQIGNAVIVGALRLSPADYEAWLREFPPLYSLYVKDVIAPQLPRALAQAPQLPSAQLEAIARFFDLDTLGTLDTEGHWLLHRLRRRSGVDFDAFLAELRERCAHRNPESLRNWLMYREEVRDPDLRDYVGALLYRELEAARGASTLPPEAMQLVGEFFAYPENDPLRLRNNALWALTHEDARAFGHPSPKVVEELKRPYSSWRALRVATLQAELSLAVARLGGQLRQACGELPASIDPRQYLFHARLAYRGYWGLWRWAIYLLRTALVLLPLCWFMDPVRAASYAGGVLLAQVGWLAYDSVLGHGPAPPRPIRPAASEPDPGGAGDPA from the coding sequence ATGACCCCGCACGAACGCCTGGGCCTGGAGCAAGACGCCGACGAGCGCGCGATCAAGCGCGCCTACGCGCGGGCGCTGCGCGAGACCCGCCCGGACGAGGACGCGCAGGGCTTCCAGACCTTGCACGAGGCGTATCAGGCCGCGCTGTCGATGCTGCGCCAGGCCGAGTACGAGCGCTGGCTGCAGCAGCGCGAGGCCGAACAGGCGCAGGACGAAAACGCCGAGGCCGGCGCCGACGCTTCGCCGCCGCCGCCGACGCCGCCCGCCGGCGCCGCGGGAAGCCATGCCGATGCGCCGCCGGCCGCCGCACCCGCCGACGCGGCCTCGACCAACGACAGCGACGAAGACGACGACCGCATCGAACTGTCGATCGACCAGATCGGCAACGCCGTCATCGTCGGCGCCCTGCGCCTGTCGCCGGCCGACTACGAAGCGTGGCTGCGCGAATTCCCGCCGCTGTACTCGCTCTACGTCAAGGACGTGATCGCGCCGCAATTGCCGCGCGCGCTGGCGCAGGCGCCGCAACTGCCCAGCGCGCAGTTGGAAGCGATCGCGCGCTTCTTCGACCTGGACACGCTCGGCACGCTCGACACCGAAGGGCATTGGCTGCTGCACCGCCTGCGCCGGCGCAGCGGCGTCGATTTCGACGCGTTCCTGGCCGAACTGCGCGAGCGCTGCGCGCACCGCAATCCGGAATCGCTGCGCAACTGGCTGATGTATCGGGAAGAAGTGCGCGACCCGGACCTGCGCGACTATGTCGGCGCGCTGCTGTACCGCGAGCTGGAGGCCGCCCGCGGCGCCTCGACGCTGCCGCCCGAAGCCATGCAACTGGTCGGCGAATTCTTCGCTTATCCCGAAAACGACCCGCTGCGCCTGCGCAACAACGCGTTGTGGGCGCTGACGCACGAAGACGCGCGCGCGTTCGGGCATCCCTCGCCGAAGGTGGTGGAGGAACTCAAGCGGCCGTACTCGTCGTGGCGCGCGCTGCGCGTGGCGACGCTGCAAGCCGAACTCTCGCTCGCCGTCGCCCGTCTCGGCGGCCAGTTGCGCCAGGCTTGCGGCGAACTGCCGGCGTCGATCGATCCGCGCCAATACCTGTTCCATGCGCGCCTGGCCTATCGCGGCTACTGGGGGCTGTGGCGCTGGGCGATCTATCTGTTGCGCACCGCGCTGGTGCTGCTGCCGCTGTGCTGGTTCATGGATCCGGTCCGGGCCGCGTCCTACGCCGGCGGCGTGCTGCTGGCGCAGGTCGGCTGGCTGGCCTACGACAGCGTGCTCGGCCACGGCCCGGCGCCGCCGCGGCCGATCCGGCCCGCCGCAAGCGAGCCGGATCCGGGCGGCGCCGGCGACCCGGCCTGA
- a CDS encoding J domain-containing protein produces MNPFAALGLSADADEAQIKRAYARLLRANRPDDDPAGFQRLNEAYQQCLEWARRRVAAEVAMATDAFEDEDDAEDDDALAQGMRMPPAPRPAPIPLAPAGGSTAPTPPAAPLPSAPPAPRAPFVAPPAPAQPSPPSAPAAASVPVAPSAPAAPVPVPPPAPAAPKPPSASAGAAAQAAPANIAEAPEAEFDARHFLDELYRHAETGSVAGLERWLVKHPALYQLERKHALAPALIAHLSARAPLYLPQLDALLRFFDLDTVHAHSAGLQARIVELRARARRSGADLSGVQFGSARGRSQPGLFPERGLRLRTVVLVMLSLGVIGAMLQYLMGPGQP; encoded by the coding sequence ATGAACCCGTTCGCCGCGCTGGGCCTGTCCGCCGACGCGGACGAGGCGCAGATCAAGCGCGCCTACGCCAGGCTGCTGCGCGCGAACCGGCCCGACGACGATCCGGCCGGGTTCCAGCGTTTGAACGAGGCGTATCAGCAATGCCTGGAATGGGCGCGGCGGCGCGTTGCGGCCGAGGTCGCGATGGCGACGGACGCCTTCGAAGACGAGGACGACGCAGAAGACGACGACGCGCTCGCGCAAGGCATGCGCATGCCGCCGGCGCCGCGGCCGGCGCCGATTCCGCTCGCGCCCGCCGGCGGCTCGACCGCGCCGACGCCGCCCGCCGCGCCGCTGCCGTCCGCACCGCCCGCACCCAGGGCGCCGTTCGTGGCGCCGCCGGCGCCGGCGCAACCCTCGCCGCCGAGCGCGCCTGCCGCTGCGTCCGTGCCGGTCGCGCCGAGCGCTCCCGCGGCGCCGGTCCCGGTGCCGCCGCCTGCGCCCGCCGCGCCGAAGCCGCCGAGCGCGTCCGCGGGCGCCGCCGCGCAGGCCGCGCCGGCGAACATTGCCGAGGCGCCTGAAGCCGAATTCGACGCCAGACACTTCCTCGACGAGCTCTACCGCCACGCCGAAACCGGCAGCGTCGCCGGGCTCGAGCGCTGGCTGGTCAAGCACCCGGCGCTGTACCAGCTCGAGCGCAAGCACGCGCTGGCGCCGGCGCTGATCGCCCACCTGAGCGCGCGCGCGCCGCTGTACCTGCCGCAACTGGACGCGCTGCTGCGCTTTTTCGACCTGGACACCGTGCACGCGCATTCGGCCGGGCTGCAGGCGCGCATCGTCGAACTGCGCGCGCGTGCGCGCCGCAGCGGCGCGGACCTGAGCGGCGTCCAGTTCGGCTCCGCGCGCGGGCGCAGCCAGCCCGGCCTGTTTCCCGAACGCGGGCTGCGCCTGCGAACGGTGGTGCTGGTGATGCTGTCGCTCGGCGTGATCGGCGCGATGCTGCAGTACCTGATGGGACCGGGACAGCCGTGA
- a CDS encoding molecular chaperone HscC has protein sequence MIVGIDLGTTHSLIGVYGADGPRLIRNALGALLTPSAVSVDEDDRVIVGQAARERLVSHPRQSVAAFKRWMGSDRVTALGSHRFRPEELSALVLKSLIADAEADLGERVAEAVISVPAYFSDSQRKATRIAGELAGIKVERLINEPTAAALAYGLQQSDDGGRYLIFDLGGGTFDVSILELFDGIMEVHASAGDNFLGGEDFSRALLDGFLREHGLSASALPLGELAVLERRIEAFKQQLASGGEAALELTLSGQARSWRLDEDGFARLCEPLVQRLRAPLERAMRDAKLAPGQLDQIVLVGGASRMPLCAKLVSRMFGRLPLRHLNPDEAIAHGACVAAGMKARNQALEEVVLTDVCPHSLGVSTGQEVDGRFVNGLFSPIIHRNSTVPVSRIERYYPVRDQQRKVELEIYQGESPRVENNVRLGAITIELPAKARHDNPIDVRFTYDINGLLQVEAEAVASGFKHEVVLEKNPGVLSPEQIRERLQALAALKVHPREHQENVALIARAERLYEELLWAREQVQTALVRFRGVLDLQDDAMIAEHRRDFAHFLDAVEAQAGGV, from the coding sequence ATGATCGTCGGCATCGACCTGGGCACCACTCATTCGCTGATCGGCGTGTACGGGGCCGACGGCCCGCGCCTGATCCGCAACGCCCTGGGCGCGCTGCTGACGCCCTCGGCGGTCAGCGTGGACGAGGACGACCGCGTCATCGTCGGCCAGGCCGCGCGCGAGCGCCTGGTCTCGCACCCGCGCCAGAGCGTGGCCGCGTTCAAGCGCTGGATGGGCAGCGACCGGGTCACCGCGCTGGGCTCGCACCGGTTCCGTCCGGAGGAGCTGTCGGCGCTGGTGCTCAAGTCGCTGATCGCCGACGCCGAGGCCGACCTCGGCGAGCGCGTGGCCGAGGCGGTCATCAGCGTGCCGGCCTATTTCTCCGACAGCCAGCGCAAGGCCACGCGCATCGCCGGCGAACTGGCCGGGATCAAGGTCGAGCGGCTGATCAACGAGCCGACCGCCGCGGCCCTGGCCTACGGCCTGCAACAGAGCGACGACGGCGGCCGCTACCTGATCTTCGACCTCGGCGGCGGCACCTTCGACGTATCGATCCTGGAGCTGTTCGACGGGATCATGGAAGTGCACGCCAGCGCCGGCGACAACTTCCTCGGCGGCGAGGATTTCTCGCGCGCCCTGCTCGACGGCTTCCTGCGCGAACACGGCCTGTCGGCCAGCGCGCTGCCGCTCGGCGAACTGGCGGTGCTGGAGCGGCGCATCGAGGCGTTCAAGCAGCAGCTCGCCAGCGGCGGCGAGGCCGCGCTCGAACTCACCCTGTCCGGCCAGGCGCGCAGCTGGCGCCTGGACGAGGACGGCTTCGCCCGCCTGTGCGAACCGCTGGTGCAGCGCCTGCGCGCGCCGCTGGAACGGGCGATGCGCGACGCCAAGCTGGCGCCGGGGCAGCTCGACCAGATCGTCCTGGTCGGCGGCGCCTCGCGCATGCCGCTGTGCGCCAAGCTGGTCTCGCGCATGTTCGGCCGGCTGCCGCTGCGCCACCTCAACCCGGACGAGGCGATCGCCCACGGCGCCTGCGTCGCAGCCGGGATGAAGGCGCGCAACCAGGCGCTGGAAGAAGTGGTGCTGACCGACGTGTGCCCGCACAGCCTCGGCGTGAGCACCGGCCAGGAAGTCGACGGGCGCTTCGTCAACGGCCTGTTCTCGCCGATCATCCACCGCAACAGCACCGTGCCGGTGAGCCGGATCGAGCGCTACTACCCGGTGCGCGACCAGCAGCGCAAGGTCGAGCTGGAGATCTACCAGGGCGAAAGCCCGCGGGTGGAGAACAACGTGCGGCTCGGCGCGATCACCATCGAGCTGCCGGCCAAGGCGCGCCACGACAATCCCATCGATGTGCGCTTCACCTACGACATCAACGGCCTGCTCCAGGTCGAGGCCGAGGCGGTCGCCAGCGGCTTCAAGCACGAGGTGGTGCTGGAGAAGAATCCCGGCGTGCTGAGTCCCGAGCAGATCCGCGAGCGCCTGCAGGCGCTGGCGGCGCTGAAGGTGCACCCGCGCGAGCATCAGGAGAACGTCGCGCTGATCGCGCGCGCCGAGCGTCTGTATGAAGAACTGCTGTGGGCGCGCGAGCAGGTGCAGACGGCGCTGGTCCGTTTCCGCGGCGTGCTGGATCTGCAGGACGACGCGATGATCGCCGAGCACCGCCGCGACTTCGCCCACTTCCTCGACGCGGTCGAGGCGCAGGCCGGCGGCGTATGA
- a CDS encoding carboxyl transferase domain-containing protein, with amino-acid sequence MPAITSQLDPRSQDFRDNVAYHRALVEELDARLARAAHGGGDKARAKHTERGKLLARDRIAALLDPGSPFLEIAPLAAEGMYDDAAPAAGMVAGIGRVQGLEVVIVANDATVKGGTYFPMTVKKHLRAQEIARENRLPCVYLVDSGGAFLPLQDEVFPDKEHFGRIFYNQARLSAENIPQVAVVMGSCTAGGAYVPAMCDESVIVKEQGTIFLGGPPLVKAATGEVVDAEALGGADVHTAVSGVADHFAEDDRHALQIARDIVATFNRSKTLPVATRPAREPLYPADELYGIVPKDTRKPFDIREAIARIVDGSELQEFKARYGKTLITGFAHLHGYPVGIVANNGILFAESALKGAHFIELCNQRGIPLVFLQNITGFMVGKKYENAGIAKDGAKMVTAVACSHVPKFTVVLGGSFGAGNYAMCGRAYGARFLWMWPNARISVMGGEQAASVLATVRRDGIEAAGKQWSAEDEDGFKAPIREQYEHQGNPYYATARLWDDGIIDPADTRRVLGLGLSASLNAPIEDRTRFGVFRM; translated from the coding sequence ATGCCCGCGATCACTTCCCAGCTCGACCCGCGCTCGCAGGACTTCCGCGACAACGTCGCCTACCACCGCGCCCTGGTCGAAGAACTGGATGCGCGTCTGGCGCGCGCCGCCCACGGCGGCGGCGACAAGGCCCGCGCCAAGCACACCGAACGCGGCAAGCTGCTCGCGCGCGACCGCATCGCCGCCCTGCTCGACCCGGGTTCGCCGTTCCTGGAAATCGCGCCGCTCGCGGCCGAAGGCATGTACGACGACGCCGCGCCGGCCGCAGGCATGGTCGCCGGCATCGGCCGGGTGCAGGGGCTGGAAGTGGTCATCGTCGCCAACGACGCCACCGTCAAGGGCGGCACCTATTTCCCGATGACGGTGAAGAAGCATCTGCGCGCGCAGGAGATCGCGCGCGAGAACCGCCTGCCCTGCGTCTACCTGGTCGACTCCGGCGGCGCGTTCCTGCCGCTGCAGGACGAGGTGTTTCCGGACAAGGAACACTTCGGCCGGATCTTCTACAACCAGGCGCGGCTCAGCGCCGAGAACATCCCGCAGGTCGCGGTGGTCATGGGCAGTTGCACCGCCGGCGGCGCCTACGTGCCGGCGATGTGCGACGAGTCGGTCATCGTCAAGGAACAAGGCACGATCTTCCTCGGCGGCCCGCCGCTGGTGAAGGCCGCGACCGGCGAAGTGGTCGACGCCGAAGCGCTCGGCGGCGCCGACGTGCACACCGCGGTGTCCGGCGTGGCCGACCATTTCGCCGAAGACGACCGCCACGCGCTGCAGATCGCGCGCGACATCGTCGCCACGTTCAACCGCAGCAAAACCCTGCCGGTGGCGACCCGGCCCGCGCGCGAGCCGCTGTACCCGGCCGACGAGCTGTACGGCATCGTGCCCAAGGACACGCGCAAGCCGTTCGACATCCGCGAAGCGATCGCGCGCATCGTCGACGGCAGCGAGCTGCAGGAATTCAAGGCGCGCTACGGCAAGACCCTGATCACCGGCTTCGCCCACCTGCACGGCTATCCGGTCGGCATCGTCGCCAACAACGGCATCCTGTTCGCCGAGAGCGCGCTCAAGGGCGCGCACTTCATCGAGCTGTGCAACCAGCGCGGCATCCCGCTGGTGTTCCTGCAGAACATCACCGGCTTCATGGTCGGCAAGAAGTACGAGAACGCCGGCATCGCCAAGGACGGGGCCAAGATGGTGACCGCGGTGGCGTGCTCGCACGTGCCCAAGTTCACCGTGGTCCTCGGCGGCAGCTTCGGCGCCGGCAACTACGCCATGTGCGGCCGCGCCTACGGCGCGCGCTTCCTGTGGATGTGGCCGAACGCGCGCATCAGCGTGATGGGCGGCGAGCAGGCCGCCTCGGTGCTGGCGACGGTGCGCCGCGACGGCATCGAGGCCGCCGGCAAGCAGTGGTCGGCCGAGGACGAGGACGGTTTCAAGGCGCCGATCCGCGAACAGTACGAACACCAGGGCAACCCCTACTACGCCACCGCGCGGCTGTGGGACGACGGCATCATCGATCCGGCCGACACCCGCCGGGTGCTCGGCCTGGGCCTGTCGGCCAGCCTCAACGCGCCGATCGAAGATCGCACCCGCTTCGGCGTGTTCCGCATGTAA